GGCTGCGAGCCGCGCAGCCCCAGCACCGCCAGCGCCAGGACCATCAGGTACGCGCCGGCGCCCAGCGTGGGGATCGGGATGCCCAGGATCCAGGCGTAGGGGCTGTACTGCACGGTTTCACAGCCGCCGCTGCCCAGGCAGATCGCCACTCTGTCCGTGGTGTAGACCCAGGTCAGGTAAAGCGAGATGCCGAGGCCGACCAGGGCGAGGACGCCGATGGTCCGAAGCAGCCGCTGCAAGCTCACTCGCGCTTCAACTCCTCTCGCACCGCACTCAGGATATCGTCGAAAGAGTCCATCTCCACGGGTTCACCGTTTATGACGAACGTCGGCGTCCCGCGGATCCCGAGATCCTGCGCGGCCGCGATCTGATCGTTGACCCGGTCGATGTAGCCCTGCACCTTCTCCTCCGAGGCCAGGCACTGGCGGTACGCCGCCATGTCCAGCCCCAGTTCCTCCGCGTAGCGCGCCAGCAGCGCGTCCAGATCGTCGAGGGTCTGGACGGCGCGGATCCCTCGCGTCTGATCCTCCAGGATGCGGCCGTGCATTGCCCACCAGTAGCCCTGCTCGCCGGCGCACTGCACCGCGAAGATGGCCGGGCCGGTCGCCGGGAAGATCGGCAGGTAGTGAACCTCGTAGCGGATCTCGCCCGCCCTCGCCATGTCCGCCAACTGCGGACCCACGACCTTGTGGGCCGTGGCGCAGCCCGGTCAGGCGTAGTCCATGTACTCGACGACCGTCACCGGCGCGTCGGCCGGTCCGATGGCGTTGCCCACGGCGCCCAGGTCCGCGTCGCGGACCGCCTCGCCGGCCGGCGCCCGGCCGCTCCTGGCCGACCAGACGCTGGCGCAGATGAGGACCGCCACCAGGGCGACGGCCGCCGC
The nucleotide sequence above comes from Symbiobacterium thermophilum IAM 14863. Encoded proteins:
- a CDS encoding vitamin K epoxide reductase family protein; translation: MSLQRLLRTIGVLALVGLGISLYLTWVYTTDRVAICLGSGGCETVQYSPYAWILGIPIPTLGAGAYLMVLALAVLGLRGSQPAEWVVLALFGTALVGLLFSAYLTYLELFVIHAICLWCAVSAVIQLFLFTLAVVVWRRFQEAV